The following are encoded together in the Roseivirga misakiensis genome:
- a CDS encoding LytR/AlgR family response regulator transcription factor: MNVVVFEDEKLASDRLIQLLKSLKPEAEILAAMKSIEAAVLWLQNNEHPDLIISDIHLLDGSSFEIFDQVEVKTPVIFTTAYDEYAIKAFEVNSVDYILKPIQKEKLASALDKYDNRQASEDNSKIDMDEIRAVISGASKEYKSRFLVKLGQRIKAIPIEKVAYFFSQDKLSYLVTFDNQKLPIDQTLEELESLLDPKHFYRVNRKFFVHFDAVTDIHPYFKGRVKLGLNPAIDQDIVVSSEKTPLFKRWLDQ; encoded by the coding sequence ATGAATGTAGTTGTTTTTGAAGACGAAAAATTAGCCTCCGATCGATTGATCCAGCTTTTAAAGAGCCTGAAACCTGAGGCCGAAATTCTTGCGGCCATGAAATCAATCGAAGCGGCTGTATTATGGCTACAGAACAACGAACACCCCGACCTTATCATTAGCGATATACACCTACTGGATGGCTCGAGCTTTGAAATCTTCGATCAGGTTGAAGTAAAGACGCCTGTAATATTTACCACAGCTTATGACGAATACGCGATCAAAGCATTTGAGGTAAATAGTGTGGATTACATACTTAAACCTATTCAAAAAGAAAAGCTAGCGAGCGCACTCGACAAATACGATAACAGGCAAGCTTCCGAAGACAACAGCAAGATTGATATGGACGAAATTCGAGCTGTGATTTCAGGCGCCTCGAAAGAGTACAAATCTAGGTTTTTGGTAAAGCTAGGGCAGCGAATTAAAGCCATTCCTATAGAAAAGGTCGCTTATTTCTTCTCTCAAGATAAGCTTTCATACCTGGTCACTTTTGACAACCAGAAATTACCAATCGATCAGACCCTAGAAGAATTAGAATCACTCTTAGACCCCAAGCATTTCTACAGAGTAAACCGCAAGTTCTTCGTCCATTTTGATGCTGTCACAGACATTCACCCTTATTTCAAAGGTCGTGTCAAGCTTGGGTTGAACCCTGCTATCGATCAGGATATAGTGGTGAGTAGTGAGAAAACTCCTCTCTTCAAGCGTTGGTTAGACCAGTAA
- a CDS encoding sensor histidine kinase: MTLSKKIRNQLIVSVVLTAAVFITLYATNADRELYLTASWVVITLILVWISNHFLTRKLDKSMPWLEHGNKRFYWQLGVGILLSLIIINLSYFILKLGLTTDPPNEAQIVSMNILGLLVLLPTISINFGIQFLSNWKTAQVNSETFQKETIRAELTTLKNHLDPHFLFNNLNILSSLISVDTELSQTYLEKFADVYRNILKSSKEELVTLNEELRFIASYLYLLEIRFEDTIQTFIDIESKSHTLYLPPLTLQMLIENAIKHNIISEVKPLKIHISCQNGYLTIKNNLREKRVETRNSGKTGLDNIKKRYSYFTDKEVQVFKNPDNFIVKIPLVDLEAQ; encoded by the coding sequence GTGACACTATCCAAAAAAATTAGAAACCAGTTGATCGTTAGCGTAGTGCTAACGGCTGCTGTTTTTATAACACTTTACGCTACAAACGCCGATAGAGAGCTCTATTTAACTGCAAGTTGGGTAGTTATCACACTTATATTGGTTTGGATTTCCAATCACTTTTTAACCAGAAAACTAGATAAAAGTATGCCATGGCTAGAACATGGCAATAAACGTTTCTATTGGCAATTGGGGGTGGGAATTCTTCTTTCACTCATTATTATTAACCTAAGCTACTTTATATTAAAACTAGGCCTAACAACCGATCCGCCTAATGAAGCGCAAATAGTATCGATGAATATTTTGGGGCTTCTAGTACTTTTACCTACCATTTCGATCAACTTCGGCATACAGTTTCTTAGCAACTGGAAGACAGCGCAGGTTAACTCTGAAACTTTTCAAAAAGAAACCATTCGGGCAGAGCTCACCACACTAAAAAACCACTTAGACCCACATTTTCTATTTAACAACTTGAACATTCTATCCTCATTGATTAGTGTGGATACTGAACTTTCTCAGACGTACTTAGAAAAATTTGCCGATGTTTACCGCAATATTCTCAAGAGTAGTAAAGAAGAACTAGTTACACTAAATGAAGAGCTTAGGTTTATCGCTTCTTACTTATACCTATTAGAAATCAGGTTCGAAGATACTATCCAGACTTTCATAGATATAGAAAGTAAATCTCACACGCTTTATCTGCCACCGCTAACGCTGCAAATGCTGATAGAAAACGCGATCAAACACAACATCATATCCGAAGTAAAACCTCTGAAAATCCATATTTCTTGTCAAAACGGTTATCTGACGATTAAAAACAACCTGAGAGAAAAACGTGTTGAAACTAGGAACAGTGGGAAAACCGGGCTGGATAACATTAAGAAAAGATATTCTTACTTTACCGATAAGGAAGTTCAGGTGTTTAAGAATCCCGATAACTTTATTGTTAAAATCCCTTTGGTAGACTTAGAGGCACAGTAA